Below is a window of Flavobacterium sp. CFS9 DNA.
CTGATTCCCGGAAATGTAGGAACCACACCGGTACAGAATATCGGTGCTTACGGAACGGAGATCAAAGATACTTTTGTTTCGTGCGAAGCAATCAATATTGCCACTCAGGAAATAAAAACGTTCACCAATGCCGACTGCAAATTTGGCTACAGAGAAAGCATCTTCAAAAATGAGGTAAAAGACCAATATATCATTACCTCAGTCATCTATAAACTAACAAAACGCAATCATAAAATCAACATTTCGTACGGAGATATTACCGCCGAACTGGCTAAAAAAAGCATCACTGTTCCTACTTTAAAAGAGGTCAGTAATGCTGTAATTGCCATCAGACAAAGTAAATTACCGGATCCGAAAGAATTGGGAAACAGTGGAAGTTTCTTCAAAAATCCGATTTTATTAAAATCTGATTTCGAAAGAATACACCAAAAATTCCCGGAAATGAAATATTACGAAGTTTCGGAAACTGAAGTAAAAGTCCCGGCTGGCTGGCTTATCGAACAGGCCGGTTTTAAAGGAAAACGTTTTGGTGATGCCGGAATTCACAAAAATCAGGCACTGGTTTTAGTCAATTATGGCAATGCTACAGGACAAGAAATTCTAGCGGTTTCCAAAGATGTACAGAAAACTGTTTTTGATACTTTTGGAATTCAGATTGAAGCGGAAGTTAATGTAATTTAGAAGTTAGATCTTTAGATTATTAGATTTTTTTGACTAACTGGAAAATTAGGAAATTTTAAACCTCTGAACCTTTGTTCCTTTGAACCTAAAAAAGAAAAAGAATGTACACACCCGACTTATATAAAAATGAAGATCCGGAATCGATCCGGGCTTTTTTGAAAGAAAACAGCTTCGGAATCCTGATCAATCAGACACACGGAAAATTATGTGCAACGCATATTCCGATAGAACTTGAAGTGAATTTGGATGGAAAAGAAATTTTACAGGGACATCTTTCCAAACTCAATCCGCAAGCAGAAGGTTTTGCCGAAAACGATCAGGTACTGGCTGTTTTTACAGGTCCGCACAGTTACATATCATCGTCCTGGTACGACCATGAAAATGTTCCAACATGGAATTATATAGCTGTACATGTTTATGGCCGAATCAAAATTGTCGACGAAGCTACTTCGATAGAACAGCTTAAAAAATTAGTCGACAAGTACGAAGCGA
It encodes the following:
- the murB gene encoding UDP-N-acetylmuramate dehydrogenase, whose product is MEIQSNFSLKNYNTFGIEAKARQFVAVHTVAELKTILEENKDEQKFILGGGSNMLLTKDIDALVIHIDLKGKKIIKEDDDFVWVESQAGETWHDFVLWTIDNNFGGLENMSLIPGNVGTTPVQNIGAYGTEIKDTFVSCEAINIATQEIKTFTNADCKFGYRESIFKNEVKDQYIITSVIYKLTKRNHKINISYGDITAELAKKSITVPTLKEVSNAVIAIRQSKLPDPKELGNSGSFFKNPILLKSDFERIHQKFPEMKYYEVSETEVKVPAGWLIEQAGFKGKRFGDAGIHKNQALVLVNYGNATGQEILAVSKDVQKTVFDTFGIQIEAEVNVI
- a CDS encoding FMN-binding negative transcriptional regulator; protein product: MYTPDLYKNEDPESIRAFLKENSFGILINQTHGKLCATHIPIELEVNLDGKEILQGHLSKLNPQAEGFAENDQVLAVFTGPHSYISSSWYDHENVPTWNYIAVHVYGRIKIVDEATSIEQLKKLVDKYEANSENPVRVENLSAKTMREARGIFGFEIEIDEIQATRKLSQNRDDHNYKNIISELEKTENPQAIAVAKEMAKCRK